One segment of Paenibacillus sp. FSL R7-0337 DNA contains the following:
- a CDS encoding CPBP family intramembrane glutamic endopeptidase, which produces MKNTAAQGRPIVYSLVWGVVLTLAVSVASAVSMVMEFGDMGIRNAQACAFLVMGIIVTLYMKRKDSTLVSFGFRKLEAKPSRAVLFYIPLLIIAVAQPLMNGINVELGAPEVISIVIMTLLVGYTEEAIFRGVIWNYLRSKGPLFYIVFSSIFFGVLHMANAFGGNDLIHTLLQVINALLLGCVLALLMETGRNIVPLIAFHFIYDALAMVSNENLEHEVLIVSILNILYLLYGIYLLMVLSRKSRNHSLTL; this is translated from the coding sequence ATGAAGAACACTGCTGCACAAGGACGTCCTATCGTTTACTCGCTGGTATGGGGAGTAGTCCTGACCCTGGCTGTATCCGTTGCCTCCGCTGTATCCATGGTTATGGAGTTCGGCGACATGGGGATAAGGAATGCCCAAGCCTGCGCCTTTCTGGTTATGGGTATTATTGTAACCCTCTATATGAAAAGAAAGGATTCCACGCTCGTCAGCTTCGGCTTCCGCAAGCTGGAGGCCAAGCCGTCCAGAGCGGTACTGTTCTACATCCCGCTGCTCATAATTGCGGTGGCCCAGCCGCTGATGAATGGAATCAATGTCGAGCTTGGAGCGCCTGAAGTGATCAGCATTGTTATTATGACGCTGCTGGTGGGCTACACCGAGGAAGCTATTTTTAGAGGAGTGATCTGGAATTATCTTAGATCTAAAGGCCCTCTGTTCTATATTGTGTTCTCATCCATCTTCTTCGGAGTTCTACATATGGCTAATGCCTTTGGCGGAAATGATCTTATACATACGCTTCTCCAGGTTATCAATGCGCTGCTGCTGGGTTGTGTGCTCGCCTTGCTAATGGAGACAGGCCGGAATATTGTTCCGCTGATCGCGTTCCACTTTATCTACGATGCGCTGGCTATGGTCAGCAATGAGAATCTGGAGCATGAGGTACTAATCGTCTCTATTCTTAATATTCTGTATCTCCTCTATGGAATTTATCTGCTCATGGTATTAAGCCGCAAGTCCAGAAATCATAGTCTCACTCTGTAG
- a CDS encoding endospore germination permease, translating to MSSRQLMMLLTLHYWGSALLGLPSMIIGLSGKDSWAPILLGMLIQLLIIRLFVALYSEMNGDTLGQFLSRVLGKAGGKIMLALYIFCVPFLIFILTLRSLGDFTSNDLFVETPPSAIYVLILFALVYCLYKGIIAVGLSAEITFPVAMALLLLFLLSLLHGAEWTNFLPVFEKGVQPVFQGTVMFLSYPSSEVALSLFLVSFIKDKASYRKALVHSTWITSIALLLLTVLIIAVLGESLPPNMPYVSQFAAKTVTIGGFYERIETIVTVIWFIVIFYRLILTLFIAAYGCAELFGIKQYKGLLIPLALVTIPLAMNIWDNPSVIAELNDVWYLNVFFFNLLCPLLWYAASKLRSRLK from the coding sequence ATGAGCTCCCGGCAGTTAATGATGCTGCTGACGCTGCATTATTGGGGAAGTGCCTTGCTGGGGCTGCCTTCCATGATCATCGGATTGTCCGGTAAAGATTCCTGGGCGCCGATTCTGCTGGGCATGCTGATTCAGCTGCTGATCATCCGGTTATTCGTGGCGCTGTATTCCGAGATGAACGGCGATACCCTGGGGCAATTTCTAAGCCGTGTTCTGGGGAAGGCGGGCGGTAAAATCATGCTGGCCCTGTATATATTCTGTGTGCCTTTTCTCATCTTCATCTTGACACTCCGCAGCCTTGGCGACTTTACCAGCAACGACCTGTTTGTAGAGACTCCGCCATCAGCGATCTATGTCCTGATCCTGTTCGCCTTGGTCTATTGCCTGTATAAAGGTATTATTGCAGTCGGCCTGTCTGCTGAGATTACTTTCCCGGTTGCCATGGCCCTCCTATTGCTGTTCTTACTGTCCCTGCTGCACGGTGCGGAATGGACGAACTTCCTGCCCGTCTTTGAGAAGGGGGTGCAGCCGGTATTTCAGGGCACGGTTATGTTCCTGAGTTATCCGAGCAGCGAGGTGGCCTTAAGCCTGTTCCTGGTTTCCTTCATCAAGGACAAAGCTTCTTATCGAAAAGCGCTCGTCCACAGCACCTGGATTACCAGTATCGCCCTGCTCCTGCTGACGGTGCTGATTATTGCGGTGCTGGGCGAAAGCCTGCCGCCGAACATGCCTTATGTCAGCCAGTTTGCGGCCAAGACAGTAACGATAGGCGGATTCTATGAGCGGATTGAGACCATAGTCACGGTCATCTGGTTCATCGTTATTTTTTACCGGCTGATTCTTACCCTCTTCATTGCTGCCTATGGCTGTGCTGAGTTATTCGGAATTAAGCAATACAAGGGACTGCTGATTCCGCTGGCCTTGGTCACCATTCCCTTGGCGATGAATATCTGGGATAATCCCTCGGTGATTGCTGAGTTAAATGATGTCTGGTATCTCAATGTATTCTTCTTCAACCTGCTGTGTCCGCTATTATGGTATGCTGCCAGCAAGCTCAGGAGCAGGCTTAAGTAG
- a CDS encoding ABC transporter ATP-binding protein — protein sequence MNANLSSTGRIRLREALKRLLPYIKPYRLGFLTAVVLLTAKLALDVGFATIQQVFIDTINNTDMQSLTRITVICSLACLVTIICLMLQHYLRFTVHSRMSWDFRAKLFDTSHRLPYSQLQAMHSGDLTSRNTKDAGTAMGMISSLVYDLGYNLLLCLVAFLYLASMDVWLALLALGTGPVVFLSGRFFDRRLRKLFTQIYAQEALLRGILQETTQGMKVVRSFSLENMLLSRYATERRKLNQLQKQRTLLNALLWHSSAFINNAVMIGCAVLIARSAMRGETTAGEVLAFILLMGRVQWPFVEISQTWGGVQESLGAADRVFEVLDAALEGEVSTYSECFSSPEAVAGAEDNVLNIQGLCYSFAGPQSKEKTGLSEINLQLQHGETVAVVGPSGSGKTTLVRLCCGLYEPQAGSISVCGNDINGQLEEARRMISYVPQNPCLFSGSIRENIAFSAAEASDGEIREAARLAGADEFIMRLPEGYDTMIGEHGSSLSGGQRQRLAIARAFLRNAPLLLLDEATSALDNESERLVQQSLERLMTDRTTLVIAHRLSTVRDASRIIVLDQGTIAEEGTHDELLERNGLYAELYHLQFSSLEAGTMGSALLTESLTAG from the coding sequence ATGAATGCTAATTTATCTTCAACTGGGCGAATCCGGCTTCGGGAAGCGCTCAAGCGGCTACTCCCTTATATCAAGCCATACCGGCTCGGATTTCTGACAGCTGTAGTATTGCTCACAGCCAAGCTTGCTCTGGATGTAGGGTTTGCAACGATTCAGCAGGTTTTCATTGATACTATTAACAATACCGATATGCAGTCCTTGACAAGGATAACCGTCATTTGTTCTCTGGCTTGTCTAGTGACTATCATCTGTCTTATGCTGCAGCATTACCTCCGCTTCACCGTTCACAGCCGTATGTCCTGGGATTTCCGGGCAAAGCTCTTTGACACCAGTCACCGGCTGCCCTATAGCCAGCTGCAAGCTATGCACTCCGGCGATCTGACCTCGCGTAATACTAAGGATGCGGGAACAGCCATGGGAATGATCAGTAGTCTGGTTTACGATCTGGGTTATAATCTATTGCTCTGCTTGGTAGCATTTCTGTATTTAGCCAGTATGGATGTATGGCTCGCACTGCTTGCCCTTGGCACGGGACCCGTGGTCTTTCTGTCAGGACGTTTCTTTGACCGCAGACTACGCAAGCTGTTCACGCAGATCTATGCCCAGGAAGCTCTGTTACGGGGAATTCTGCAGGAGACTACCCAAGGGATGAAGGTCGTCCGTTCATTTTCACTGGAGAATATGCTGCTGAGCAGGTATGCCACTGAACGCAGAAAGCTGAACCAGCTTCAAAAGCAAAGAACCTTGCTGAATGCCCTGCTCTGGCATTCTTCCGCTTTCATCAACAACGCTGTAATGATCGGCTGTGCTGTACTTATTGCAAGATCAGCGATGCGGGGAGAGACCACGGCAGGTGAAGTGCTTGCCTTCATCCTCCTGATGGGACGAGTTCAATGGCCGTTCGTCGAAATTTCGCAGACCTGGGGCGGGGTACAGGAATCACTCGGAGCAGCTGATCGTGTATTTGAAGTTCTTGATGCTGCTTTGGAAGGAGAAGTCTCTACATATAGTGAATGCTTCTCTTCCCCTGAAGCAGTTGCCGGTGCCGAGGACAATGTATTAAATATACAAGGGCTGTGCTATAGCTTCGCTGGGCCTCAGTCCAAGGAGAAGACCGGCTTATCTGAGATTAATCTCCAGCTACAGCATGGCGAGACCGTCGCTGTTGTCGGACCCAGCGGCTCGGGTAAAACAACGCTGGTGCGATTATGCTGCGGACTGTACGAACCGCAAGCCGGCAGTATTAGCGTGTGCGGTAATGACATAAACGGTCAGCTGGAAGAGGCCCGCCGGATGATCTCCTATGTGCCGCAGAACCCCTGCTTATTCTCCGGCAGTATCCGGGAGAATATTGCATTCAGCGCAGCTGAGGCAAGTGACGGGGAGATACGAGAAGCCGCCCGGTTGGCAGGTGCAGATGAATTTATCATGCGCCTGCCGGAAGGCTATGACACAATGATTGGTGAACATGGCTCCTCCTTATCCGGTGGTCAAAGGCAACGCCTGGCTATCGCCAGAGCATTCCTGCGTAATGCACCGCTCCTGCTGCTGGATGAAGCTACATCAGCACTTGATAATGAGTCCGAACGGCTGGTGCAGCAATCACTCGAACGGCTAATGACAGACAGAACCACCCTCGTGATAGCCCACAGACTGTCAACGGTACGGGATGCCTCACGGATTATAGTTCTTGACCAGGGGACAATCGCCGAGGAAGGGACTCATGATGAACTTCTGGAGCGAAACGGACTCTATGCTGAACTCTACCATCTACAATTCAGCTCTTTAGAGGCTGGAACCATGGGTTCGGCACTACTAACGGAATCGCTTACTGCAGGATGA
- a CDS encoding Ger(x)C family spore germination protein, translated as MRRMVILICVLVLMSTPLTGCWSRKELSDLAVAIGLGIDRTDKGYRVTVQIVAPSLAAASSGGSGGPPALVVATESATIMEALRKLTTMLPRKIYLSHLSMLLLDEAMAREGIRKPLDFLFRDHEVRPDFDVAIVREGTAYDALSIMTPLERLPARDLYDSLNGSQKNWAPTSAVRLLDLMKWFDLDGQEAVLTGLHLVGDLEKGKTKENVDSINSPLKFEYRGIGVMKDDVLLGWLNESDSKAYNYVTGKVKSTVGKVNCPDLDGDFVMEVLDAKTSIKPEVRNGEPSATVKVRIEANVGEVECNLDLNSRETLGKMKEMAIVRTEALIATGIRDVQNQFGVDIFGFGNKFHQKHPRYWSKWKDQWNEKFSRMDVKVVVEYIIKGRGRIVNPPFKEPDA; from the coding sequence ATGAGAAGGATGGTAATCCTGATCTGTGTGCTGGTCCTGATGAGTACGCCGTTAACGGGCTGCTGGAGCCGCAAAGAGCTTAGCGATTTGGCAGTCGCCATCGGTCTTGGCATTGATCGTACGGACAAGGGCTACCGGGTAACCGTGCAGATTGTCGCGCCCAGTCTGGCGGCTGCCAGCAGCGGTGGTTCGGGAGGACCTCCGGCCCTTGTGGTTGCTACGGAGTCAGCAACGATTATGGAAGCTCTGCGCAAATTGACCACTATGCTGCCGCGTAAGATATATCTATCCCATCTGAGCATGCTGCTGCTGGACGAGGCCATGGCCAGGGAGGGCATCCGCAAGCCGCTGGATTTTCTGTTCAGGGATCACGAAGTCCGGCCGGATTTCGATGTGGCCATCGTCCGGGAAGGGACGGCTTACGATGCCTTATCCATCATGACCCCGCTGGAGCGGTTGCCGGCCAGAGACCTCTATGATTCGCTGAACGGGTCGCAGAAGAACTGGGCTCCGACCTCGGCGGTACGCCTGCTTGATCTGATGAAATGGTTTGATCTGGACGGCCAGGAAGCCGTATTGACCGGTCTTCATCTGGTGGGTGATCTCGAGAAGGGAAAGACGAAAGAAAATGTAGATTCCATTAACAGCCCGCTCAAATTTGAGTATCGGGGCATCGGAGTGATGAAGGATGATGTTCTGCTCGGCTGGCTGAATGAATCGGACAGCAAGGCTTATAACTATGTGACCGGCAAGGTCAAATCGACAGTAGGCAAGGTGAATTGTCCGGACCTGGACGGAGATTTTGTAATGGAGGTACTGGATGCCAAGACCTCGATTAAGCCTGAAGTGCGAAACGGCGAGCCTTCGGCCACTGTCAAGGTGAGAATTGAGGCTAATGTGGGTGAGGTGGAATGTAACCTTGATTTGAACAGCCGGGAGACGCTGGGGAAGATGAAGGAGATGGCCATAGTACGGACGGAGGCGCTAATTGCTACTGGAATAAGGGATGTGCAGAACCAATTTGGCGTAGATATCTTTGGCTTTGGCAACAAATTTCATCAGAAGCATCCCCGGTACTGGAGTAAATGGAAGGATCAATGGAATGAGAAATTCAGCAGAATGGATGTGAAGGTGGTTGTGGAATACATCATTAAAGGTCGAGGAAGAATTGTAAATCCGCCATTTAAGGAACCGGATGCATGA
- a CDS encoding spore germination protein, producing the protein MKFHEQHPSHLHNEHPQQLSREAHINTELICRRLGNSSDISVRSLRLDWTHAQQECVIQLIFLDGMVNNQVLEESFIPAIQSALPAPDGHSLLDYFSNHILSAGQVRTAGDLSGAVKDILSGCVLVLIDGCEEALALAIQGYEKKSIDETKTETVIRGPQEGFTDDLRTNITMIRRKMKDERLRIVTRSVGQVTQTDISILYIEGLADQQVLNRISEMFDQIGLKTVLEGEFIEEYLQSNKYTVFPTVLNTERPDSITAGLAEGRVAIIVDGTPFVMIIPSLFLDFIQSAEDSYQPYLFSSLIRILRLTAVIISIFAPGLYIAITTFHQDLLPTRLLLSIMFQREGVPFPAFVEATLMEITFEIIREAGIRMPRNIGQAVSIVGTLIVGQAAVDAGIVSAGMVIVVAITGISSFVIPAYNMSIPIRLIRFLFMGAAASFGIYGITVGFVILTVHICSLESAGVPYMRPYAPYLKSEQGDGVFRSPYWSGSRNKRTRNGA; encoded by the coding sequence ATGAAATTTCATGAACAACATCCCAGTCACTTGCACAATGAGCATCCTCAGCAGCTGAGCCGGGAAGCTCACATCAATACGGAGCTGATCTGCCGCAGACTGGGGAACAGCTCAGATATAAGCGTCCGTTCGCTTCGTCTGGATTGGACCCATGCACAGCAGGAATGCGTCATTCAATTAATCTTCCTGGACGGAATGGTGAATAACCAGGTCCTGGAGGAGTCATTTATTCCGGCGATTCAATCTGCACTGCCCGCCCCGGACGGGCACAGCCTGCTGGACTATTTCAGCAACCACATCCTGAGTGCGGGACAGGTTAGAACGGCTGGGGACCTGAGCGGAGCGGTCAAGGATATTTTATCCGGCTGTGTCCTCGTGTTGATTGATGGCTGCGAAGAGGCCCTTGCGCTTGCCATCCAGGGCTATGAGAAGAAGAGTATCGATGAAACCAAGACGGAAACGGTGATTCGTGGGCCGCAGGAAGGCTTCACCGATGATCTGCGCACTAATATTACGATGATCCGCAGGAAGATGAAGGATGAGCGGCTGAGAATTGTAACCCGTTCGGTGGGGCAGGTCACGCAGACAGATATTTCAATCCTCTATATCGAGGGGCTGGCCGATCAGCAGGTGCTGAACCGGATATCGGAGATGTTCGATCAGATCGGGCTGAAGACTGTCCTGGAAGGCGAATTCATCGAGGAGTATCTGCAGAGCAACAAATACACGGTGTTTCCGACAGTGCTGAACACGGAGCGGCCGGATAGCATCACGGCAGGCCTGGCTGAAGGCAGAGTTGCCATTATAGTGGATGGGACACCCTTTGTCATGATTATTCCCTCCCTGTTCCTGGATTTCATCCAGTCGGCGGAGGACAGCTATCAGCCTTATCTGTTTTCCAGTCTGATTCGGATCTTGCGGCTTACCGCTGTAATTATCAGCATCTTTGCTCCCGGACTATACATTGCCATTACAACCTTCCATCAGGATCTGCTGCCTACCCGGCTGCTGCTGAGCATTATGTTTCAGCGCGAGGGCGTGCCGTTCCCGGCTTTTGTTGAAGCCACGCTCATGGAGATCACCTTCGAAATCATACGTGAAGCCGGAATCCGTATGCCTCGTAACATCGGTCAGGCGGTATCCATTGTGGGTACTCTGATTGTAGGGCAGGCGGCGGTAGACGCCGGAATTGTCTCGGCAGGGATGGTTATCGTGGTGGCGATCACCGGAATTTCAAGCTTCGTCATTCCGGCCTATAATATGTCGATCCCCATCCGGCTCATCCGGTTTCTATTCATGGGGGCGGCGGCTTCCTTCGGAATATACGGGATCACTGTGGGGTTCGTCATTCTGACTGTGCATATCTGCAGCCTGGAGTCTGCGGGTGTCCCTTACATGCGGCCTTATGCGCCTTATTTGAAGAGCGAGCAAGGAGATGGTGTCTTCCGCAGTCCTTACTGGTCCGGTTCGCGGAATAAACGCACTAGGAACGGGGCTTAG
- a CDS encoding chemotaxis protein CheW, whose translation MSSLQKEQYIELAVGAETCAIRIEEIHEIIKMLSITDIPFSRNEVKGVVNLRGKVVCVMSLRNLLGMADEPYTRSTRIIVVNYREEFVGLIVDKVNKVTTYAEIHPPAGGHNRSRDAVFHGVGQRDDQLIGILKLEEILGG comes from the coding sequence ATGTCATCCTTACAGAAGGAACAATACATCGAGCTTGCGGTAGGAGCCGAGACCTGTGCCATCCGTATTGAAGAGATTCATGAGATTATCAAAATGCTCAGTATTACAGATATCCCCTTTAGCCGGAATGAAGTCAAAGGTGTAGTCAATCTGCGCGGCAAGGTGGTCTGTGTCATGAGCCTGCGCAATCTGCTGGGAATGGCTGATGAGCCGTATACCCGGAGCACAAGAATTATTGTGGTCAACTACCGCGAGGAATTCGTCGGACTGATTGTAGATAAGGTGAACAAGGTGACTACGTACGCCGAGATTCATCCGCCGGCCGGCGGACATAACCGCAGCCGCGATGCGGTGTTCCACGGAGTGGGGCAGCGGGATGATCAGTTGATCGGTATTCTGAAGCTCGAAGAAATATTGGGCGGGTAA
- a CDS encoding chemotaxis protein CheA, producing the protein MMMELSAYRDIFIEELNEQLERIDQSLLALEHAPTAELIQTIFRAAHTIKGSASTMGFREMSDLTHEVEYALEWVREKKPEITGNLIDTLFRALDAMKLLRTQYVRGEGFTDCSAVVAEIKALINQPAELQPVRLPVLNAAELLQAEEAVAAGYSLQALVVTLREDCQMKAARHYILLQRIEEVCGPVIAVALAPPAGPGADEDARYSQFAVVAASPREIRQVSEQLAGETDAESIVITPFVPAPVAGTDIQTTAEPVPAESSSSAPGKGKSHEVQSTVRVSVERLDHLMNLVGELLIEQTSLADLSATGQRTDPAKVLPDIGSISDHMGGIIKELQEGVMKTRMLPMDQLFNRFPRLVRDLAQKLGKDIELQIQGGETELDRMIIEELSDPLIHLIRNSADHGIESPEVRVQQGKAPKGRITLTSFHEENQVVIRLEDDGQGIDAARITASALSKGIITEEQAGYLTAQEAVSLIFEPGFSTASEVSEVSGRGVGMDIVRSQIGRLNGIIDIQTEPGAGTLFTIRLPLTLAIIKGLLVKVSGRVLILPMYNVAEIVRIAPEEIQVVQGEQAIINHGRIVPLSWLRDKLHYPRTERRSKTIPLVIVRSVDRIAAFAVDEIIGNQEVVIKSLGAYLGTMNHLSGATILGNGRVALILDASYLVSH; encoded by the coding sequence ATGATGATGGAACTGTCGGCATACCGCGATATATTCATAGAAGAGCTGAACGAGCAATTAGAGCGGATCGACCAGTCCCTGCTTGCGTTGGAGCATGCTCCAACCGCTGAGTTGATTCAGACGATCTTCCGCGCAGCCCATACGATCAAGGGCTCTGCTTCCACGATGGGCTTCCGCGAGATGAGCGATCTCACGCATGAGGTGGAGTATGCGCTCGAGTGGGTGCGGGAGAAGAAGCCGGAGATTACCGGCAATCTGATTGATACGCTCTTCCGGGCACTGGACGCGATGAAGCTGCTGCGTACTCAGTATGTTCGCGGAGAGGGCTTCACAGATTGCTCCGCTGTGGTGGCGGAGATCAAGGCGCTGATTAATCAGCCGGCTGAACTCCAGCCGGTCCGGCTCCCGGTCCTAAATGCAGCGGAGCTGCTTCAGGCGGAAGAGGCTGTCGCAGCGGGTTACTCGCTTCAGGCACTTGTGGTCACCTTAAGAGAGGATTGCCAGATGAAGGCGGCCCGGCATTATATCCTCTTGCAGCGTATCGAAGAGGTCTGCGGTCCGGTAATTGCTGTTGCCCTGGCGCCCCCGGCGGGGCCTGGAGCCGATGAAGACGCCCGCTACAGCCAATTTGCTGTAGTCGCTGCTTCCCCGCGCGAGATCCGGCAGGTGTCCGAGCAACTGGCAGGGGAGACAGATGCCGAAAGTATTGTCATTACACCGTTCGTGCCCGCACCTGTTGCCGGGACTGACATCCAGACTACGGCCGAACCGGTGCCTGCTGAATCTTCGTCCTCTGCTCCGGGCAAAGGTAAATCCCATGAGGTACAGTCAACGGTCCGGGTGAGTGTGGAGCGGCTGGATCATTTAATGAATCTGGTGGGAGAGCTGCTGATCGAGCAGACCTCTCTGGCCGATCTGAGCGCTACGGGACAACGTACTGATCCCGCCAAGGTTCTGCCTGATATCGGCTCGATATCAGATCATATGGGCGGAATTATCAAAGAGCTTCAGGAAGGGGTTATGAAGACCCGGATGCTGCCGATGGATCAGCTGTTTAACCGTTTTCCGAGGCTGGTCAGGGATTTGGCCCAGAAGCTGGGCAAGGATATTGAACTGCAGATTCAGGGAGGCGAGACCGAGCTGGACCGGATGATCATTGAAGAGCTAAGTGATCCGCTAATCCACCTGATCCGTAACAGCGCCGATCACGGAATAGAGAGTCCAGAGGTGCGTGTGCAGCAGGGCAAGGCTCCGAAGGGCAGAATTACGCTTACTTCTTTTCATGAGGAGAATCAGGTCGTGATTCGCCTGGAGGATGATGGACAGGGCATCGATGCCGCCCGGATTACAGCCTCTGCGCTTAGCAAAGGGATCATTACAGAAGAGCAGGCAGGGTACTTAACCGCGCAGGAAGCCGTTAGCCTGATCTTCGAGCCGGGCTTCTCCACAGCCTCCGAAGTCAGTGAAGTGTCAGGGCGGGGCGTGGGAATGGATATTGTCCGCAGTCAGATTGGACGTCTCAACGGAATCATAGATATTCAGACCGAGCCGGGGGCAGGCACTCTGTTTACGATCCGCCTGCCGCTTACACTGGCCATTATCAAGGGACTGCTGGTCAAAGTCTCCGGGCGTGTGCTGATCCTCCCGATGTATAATGTGGCCGAGATTGTGCGGATCGCTCCCGAAGAGATTCAGGTCGTTCAAGGGGAGCAGGCGATTATCAACCACGGGCGGATTGTTCCGCTCTCCTGGCTCAGAGACAAGCTGCATTATCCGCGTACAGAGCGCCGCTCCAAGACGATTCCGCTTGTGATTGTAAGATCTGTTGACCGGATCGCTGCGTTCGCTGTTGATGAAATCATCGGCAACCAGGAGGTCGTCATCAAGTCCCTGGGCGCGTATCTGGGGACGATGAACCATCTGTCCGGGGCAACCATCCTGGGCAACGGCCGGGTCGCCCTGATTCTGGATGCCTCTTATCTCGTTAGCCACTGA
- a CDS encoding serine hydrolase: MNLSTLSASLAPLNLRSCLIQQQGRLIFEHYRDQRTASELAKINSCTKSILSALICIAIDQGLLPGPSAPLSGFFPQVLRDKDARKQDITLEQLLTMSAGFRWTEFGGANSFPKMTRTPHWVNYVLEQPLADEPGTRMEYNSGISQLLSSILVQATGQSTASYAEQVLFGPLGIRDYDWESDPQGIHTGGFGLKLRPADLLNFGQLYLQQGVWKNSQIISGSWAVRSVQPVMHTEPPRHGGYGWHWWTDALSRSTAAGEFSLVDYYYARGYAGQFIYVVPELQLIAVLTQDNKRGKNNPPADVFRDYIVPLLGST; encoded by the coding sequence ATGAACCTGTCCACCCTATCCGCCTCACTTGCACCCCTGAATCTTCGCAGCTGTCTGATTCAGCAGCAAGGCAGGCTGATCTTCGAGCATTATAGAGATCAGCGCACAGCCTCCGAGCTGGCCAAGATCAACTCCTGCACCAAGAGCATCCTCTCCGCGCTGATCTGCATCGCCATAGACCAGGGGCTGCTGCCCGGCCCTTCGGCCCCGCTAAGCGGCTTTTTCCCGCAGGTTCTTCGCGATAAGGACGCACGGAAGCAGGACATTACGCTCGAGCAGCTGCTGACCATGTCCGCAGGCTTTCGCTGGACGGAGTTCGGCGGGGCCAACTCCTTCCCGAAGATGACCCGTACCCCGCATTGGGTGAATTATGTGCTGGAGCAGCCGCTTGCGGATGAGCCGGGCACCCGGATGGAATACAATTCTGGAATCTCGCAGTTACTGTCTTCGATTCTGGTACAAGCCACAGGACAGAGCACAGCCAGCTATGCCGAACAGGTTCTCTTCGGACCGCTCGGTATCCGGGACTATGACTGGGAATCGGACCCCCAGGGCATCCATACCGGCGGCTTCGGGCTGAAGCTGCGTCCGGCAGACCTGCTAAATTTTGGACAGCTCTATTTGCAGCAGGGAGTATGGAAGAATTCGCAGATCATCTCCGGCAGTTGGGCCGTACGTTCGGTACAGCCAGTCATGCACACGGAGCCTCCCCGTCACGGGGGATACGGCTGGCACTGGTGGACAGATGCCCTGTCCCGCAGCACAGCAGCCGGAGAATTCAGTCTGGTAGACTACTATTACGCCCGCGGGTACGCCGGACAATTCATATATGTAGTGCCGGAGCTTCAGCTTATCGCTGTGCTGACCCAGGATAACAAGCGCGGGAAAAATAATCCTCCAGCGGATGTGTTCCGTGACTATATCGTGCCTTTATTGGGGTCTACTTAA
- a CDS encoding GNAT family protein, with protein MVQDHELRIRPIAEGDLPRLWELAYKEEAPEWKKWDAPYYEHKRVTWETYYGKRAEIIGCGNNWVIEVEGVIIGDVSYYWEHEPSYWLEMGIDIYDPAFWSSGYGTRALKLWISHLFTTLPLVRVGYTTWSGNERMMKAGMKLGMTMEARLRKCRYYNGIFYDSIRMGLLREEWEDTLKE; from the coding sequence ATGGTTCAGGATCATGAATTGCGGATACGTCCAATAGCTGAAGGGGATCTGCCCAGGCTGTGGGAGCTCGCTTATAAAGAGGAAGCGCCGGAATGGAAGAAATGGGATGCGCCTTATTATGAACATAAGCGGGTTACATGGGAGACGTATTACGGGAAGCGAGCCGAAATTATTGGATGTGGGAACAATTGGGTTATAGAAGTAGAGGGTGTTATTATAGGCGACGTCAGCTACTACTGGGAGCATGAGCCGTCATACTGGCTGGAGATGGGGATTGACATCTATGATCCTGCTTTTTGGAGCAGCGGTTACGGGACTAGAGCGCTCAAGCTGTGGATCAGCCATTTATTCACTACCCTTCCGCTCGTCCGTGTCGGCTATACCACCTGGTCCGGGAATGAGCGCATGATGAAAGCAGGAATGAAGCTGGGTATGACAATGGAGGCCAGGCTGAGAAAATGCCGATATTATAACGGAATATTCTATGATTCTATCCGGATGGGGCTGCTTAGAGAGGAGTGGGAGGATACTTTGAAAGAGTAA